A region of Moorena producens PAL-8-15-08-1 DNA encodes the following proteins:
- a CDS encoding RRXRR domain-containing protein, translating into MLRVPVISPDGKPLMPTKASRARRWLNQGLAIVYPNDLNVFAVQLVNQPSSYQTQDIAIGIDPGKSFSGIAVQSNKATLWTGHLVLPYKKVRVGMDTRRMMRSRSVGFAERTRRSRRINRKIPYSQRSHRQKRFSNRRNKKVPPSIRANRQLENRVVRELNLLYPVSAIVCEIVKANGNKGFSPVMVGQYWAISQLEKIAPVTQKQGWETALKREALGLIKDKIDKSRQTVNTHAVDGIALAATHFYRRKNYYHRNGKLSVPKNCEVTNAVFSVIRRAPISRRQLHLLQFSKGGKRRKYGGTTTSHGFRKGDYVEAVKAGKAYRGWVSGETARQVSVSDINWKRIGQFTARKVRLLKRSTGLIVNH; encoded by the coding sequence ATGTTACGAGTTCCAGTTATTTCGCCTGATGGCAAACCATTGATGCCTACAAAAGCTTCTCGCGCTCGTCGTTGGCTTAATCAAGGTCTTGCTATCGTTTACCCAAATGATCTAAATGTTTTTGCTGTTCAGTTAGTTAATCAACCATCTAGTTATCAGACTCAGGATATCGCTATTGGTATTGACCCCGGAAAATCTTTTTCTGGTATCGCTGTTCAGTCAAATAAAGCCACTCTTTGGACAGGGCATTTAGTGTTGCCGTACAAAAAAGTCCGCGTAGGCATGGATACTAGGCGAATGATGCGTTCGCGTAGCGTCGGCTTCGCCGAAAGAACTCGCAGAAGTCGTCGAATAAATCGCAAGATTCCTTATTCTCAAAGGTCTCATAGACAAAAGCGATTCTCGAACAGGAGGAACAAAAAGGTTCCCCCTTCGATTCGGGCAAACCGTCAACTAGAAAATCGGGTAGTAAGAGAACTTAATCTTTTGTACCCAGTAAGTGCCATTGTTTGCGAAATAGTCAAGGCTAATGGCAACAAAGGTTTTTCTCCTGTGATGGTAGGACAATACTGGGCAATATCTCAGTTAGAAAAAATAGCCCCAGTGACTCAGAAACAAGGCTGGGAGACAGCCTTGAAGAGAGAAGCGCTAGGGCTGATCAAAGACAAAATAGACAAAAGTCGGCAAACAGTTAATACTCATGCAGTAGATGGGATTGCGTTAGCTGCTACTCATTTTTACCGACGCAAAAATTATTATCACCGCAATGGAAAATTGAGTGTCCCCAAAAACTGTGAAGTAACTAACGCTGTGTTTTCCGTAATTAGACGTGCCCCCATAAGTCGCCGTCAGTTACACCTATTGCAGTTTTCTAAAGGTGGAAAACGTCGCAAATACGGAGGAACAACCACTAGTCATGGTTTTCGCAAAGGAGACTACGTTGAAGCGGTCAAAGCCGGGAAAGCCTACCGAGGTTGGGTAAGCGGTGAGACAGCAAGACAAGTTTCCGTCAGCGATATCAATTGGAAAAGAATCGGACAATTTACCGCCCGAAAAGTCCGACTTTTAAAACGTTCAACGGGCTTAATTGTAAACCACTAA
- a CDS encoding Lin0512 family protein, giving the protein MVRKRLIIEMGMGVDQHGQDPTVAAARAVRNAIAHNALPGVWEVAGLDHPNQMIVEVQVAVPYPEQVREDEVLAVLPFGQKTLSLESGGMVVQGRAIPELNDKNDEMLIAVAAVTVLVDSD; this is encoded by the coding sequence ATGGTTCGTAAACGCTTAATTATCGAAATGGGAATGGGAGTAGACCAACACGGTCAAGACCCAACCGTAGCAGCAGCAAGAGCTGTACGCAACGCTATTGCTCACAATGCCTTACCTGGTGTTTGGGAAGTAGCTGGTTTAGACCATCCCAATCAAATGATAGTTGAAGTTCAAGTCGCCGTACCTTACCCAGAGCAAGTCCGAGAAGATGAAGTACTGGCTGTACTGCCTTTTGGTCAGAAAACTCTATCCCTTGAGTCCGGTGGAATGGTAGTTCAAGGCAGGGCGATTCCAGAACTTAATGATAAAAATGATGAGATGCTGATTGCTGTTGCAGCGGTTACTGTTTTGGTCGATAGTGATTAG
- a CDS encoding transposase, giving the protein MFCKFDLLPLKTLAFLDNALLHRWVRKEYQRGHSWVRNQIVYQQGGYKCKRLSRNTYQLELAGLVRGKRNKVVVRSNRKIKGQIRLIYNLELERFEVHFLVGHGVVDIPSERRSIGVDKGYTEAFYDSDGQAHGKGLGKAATKKSDRIYAKNRNRGKLWALHRKLEKIDPAKSARILENNLTRKTENRRYRQNQAELAAIIGAACKSLFNGEALKIFAEDLTQPIRNKRQSKTMSRKLNSWMKGEMRDSLQKWANWTGSVVTEVQPSYTSQIDSRNGTLLGHRTGDNFTGFDGVVLQADHNAAKNILDRGTDKDITRYMSRAEVQAVLLRRTARFLEGLELDLLDAVAIGILDSKHSRSQAFKQLLNGI; this is encoded by the coding sequence TTGTTCTGCAAGTTTGACCTGCTCCCGCTTAAGACTTTAGCTTTCCTAGACAATGCTTTGTTGCACCGATGGGTAAGGAAAGAGTATCAGCGTGGACATTCCTGGGTTAGGAATCAAATTGTTTACCAACAAGGTGGGTACAAATGCAAAAGGCTTTCTCGTAACACTTACCAGTTAGAATTAGCTGGACTTGTTAGAGGAAAAAGAAACAAGGTAGTTGTACGGTCTAACCGCAAGATAAAAGGTCAGATTCGACTAATTTATAACCTAGAATTGGAACGGTTCGAGGTTCACTTTTTAGTAGGTCATGGTGTCGTCGATATTCCGTCTGAACGTCGCAGTATTGGGGTAGATAAAGGCTATACCGAGGCTTTCTATGATTCAGATGGTCAGGCTCACGGGAAAGGACTAGGCAAAGCTGCTACCAAGAAGTCAGATCGTATCTATGCCAAAAACCGCAATAGAGGAAAACTGTGGGCACTGCACAGAAAACTAGAAAAAATAGATCCAGCCAAGTCAGCTAGGATATTAGAAAATAATTTAACCAGAAAAACAGAAAATCGCCGTTACAGACAGAACCAAGCTGAACTAGCGGCGATAATAGGAGCAGCTTGTAAATCTCTTTTCAATGGAGAAGCTCTCAAAATTTTTGCAGAAGATTTAACGCAACCGATTCGGAATAAACGCCAGTCCAAGACTATGTCTCGCAAACTGAATAGTTGGATGAAAGGAGAGATGCGGGACTCTTTACAGAAATGGGCTAATTGGACTGGTTCGGTTGTCACAGAAGTTCAGCCTAGTTACACGTCGCAAATTGACTCCAGGAATGGCACCCTGTTGGGGCACAGAACTGGGGACAATTTTACCGGATTTGATGGGGTCGTGTTGCAGGCTGACCATAATGCTGCCAAAAACATCCTTGACAGAGGTACGGACAAGGATATCACCCGGTACATGAGTAGAGCCGAGGTGCAGGCAGTATTGTTGCGTCGTACCGCGCGTTTCTTGGAAGGTTTGGAACTAGATTTGCTAGATGCAGTTGCGATTGGTATTCTTGACAGCAAACATAGCAGATCTCAGGCTTTCAAGCAACTCCTCAACGGGATTTGA